The following coding sequences lie in one Drosophila sulfurigaster albostrigata strain 15112-1811.04 chromosome 2R, ASM2355843v2, whole genome shotgun sequence genomic window:
- the LOC133837355 gene encoding LOW QUALITY PROTEIN: uncharacterized protein LOC133837355 (The sequence of the model RefSeq protein was modified relative to this genomic sequence to represent the inferred CDS: deleted 1 base in 1 codon) — MHSTKLKEGDEREEMELNQIWRACRKIQGAIFRHNFDICADIKQHDPGCSGFVSESIFTSVLGKYRKVSGLSEHELRDVTDYFQIRDGRIAYRQFCKVVCGENLQKSAEKELASGLEWNDPWHLNVLPQPEERRKLCLILLKIAKETHLPLMPYFQDYELVAQNVGVVTVSHFSRVLHFMKIPLSESDFLLLLKRYMKDGYMVNYVAFLKHIDNIIDYLRCHNLLDNSGDVIHNFPGRLVDLELSQLPAVNGCQLSQPIFPDACNHPKLNRGQCDIVHCIQDYIYKNRVRTCEFLEKFDPLNVGSITKNQFERGLSNMGVGKYLSQRELALLSDRYLDPLDTNRIRWRNFVDEIDTVFTIKNLDKIPQCVVESPLQHIKELPRPGTLDWQAAPQDIRELCEDAISKIRLRIRNRRLYLHPFFRNYDKLHSGHVNCHQANQIFRINGILLSNPELDAVLHRYGNELGFYYTKFLDDVDPADYAMPHMVGKQPLQECPPFARDKAEQQLDSEEHIIRILTSAKRQAITKGVSCIDFLADYDRHREGEILESDFKRALDNSMIILNEDDASTLAHIFRSPKRAACVRYRDFCKALDEIFIQVDTHMGDNVVTAVPLLHLPNLDCVNCFLNFDERTLCSQALMKLAGRPDEISNLSQIFKDFDRQNCGSVSKNQFLRAITLREMHNMLSSRELEAINKCFGVERGLCLEINYREFLNILDVLFATGQMKRNY, encoded by the exons ATGCACTCTACCAAGCTGAAGGAGGGCGATGAGCGG GAGGAGATGGAGCTCAATCAAATCTGGCGCGCTTGTCGTAAAATTCAAGGCGCCATCTTTCGCCACAACTTTGACATCTGTGCGGACATAAAGCAACACGATCCAGGCTGCTCAGGCTTTGTATCGG AATCAATCTTCACCTCGGTGCTGGGCAAGTATCGCAAAGTAAGCGGCTTATCCGAGCACGAGCTGCGCGATGTCACCGACTATTTCCAGATACGCGATGGACGCATCGCCTATCGTCAGTTCTGCAAAGTGGTGTGCGGGGAAA ATCTGCAAAAGAGCGCTGAAAAGGAACTGGCAAGTGGACTGGAGTGGAATGATCCTTGGCACCTAAATGTCTTGCCACAGCCTGAGGAACGTCGCAAGCTGTGCTTGATACTGCTGAAGATAGCCAAAGAGACACATCTACCATTAATGCCTTATTTCCAGGACTACGAGCTG GTCGCTCAAAACGTGGGCGTTGTCACAGTTTCCCACTTTTCACGCGTCTTACACTTTATGAAGATTCCGCTTTCCGAGTCTgattttctgctgctgctcaagcGCTACATGAAGGATGGTTACATGGTCAACTACGTCGCTTTTCTCAAGCACATCGACAACATCATCGACTACCTGAGATGTCACAATCTGTTGGATAACTCGGGA GATGTCATACACAACTTTCCTGGTCGCCTTGTGGATCTAGAACTTTCTCAACTTCCCGCTGTTAATGGCTGTCAGCTATCGCAACCTATCTTCCCGGATGCCTGCAATCATCCCAAACTGAATCGTGGTCAGTGCGACATTGTCCACTGCATCCAAGATTATATCTATAAGAATCGCGTGCGCACCTGCGAGTTCCTCGAAAAGTTCGATCCGCTGAACGTGGGCAGCATTACCAAGAACCAGTTCGAGCGTGGCCTCTCCAACATGGGCGTTGGCAAGTATCTCTCGCAGCGTGAGCTTGCTCTGCTCTCCGATCGCTACTTGGAT CCCCTCGACACTAATCGCATTCGCTGGCGTAATTTTGTGGACGAAATTGATACAG TGTTCACCATCAAGAACCTTGACAAGATACCGCAATGTGTGGTCGAGTCACCGCTACAGCACATCAAGGAGCTGCCGCGTCCTGGCACCTTGGATTGGCAGGCGGCGCCTCAGGACATACGCGAACTGTGTGAGGATGCCATCTCGAAAATACGACTGCGCATACGCAACCGACGTCTCTACCTGCATCCCTTCTTCCGCAACTACGACAA ACTCCACAGCGGACACGTGAATTGCCATCAGGCGAATCAGATCTTCCGCATCAATGGCATTCTGCTGTCGAATCCCGAACTCGACGCTGTGCTGCATCGCTATGGCAACGAGCTGGGCTTCTACTACACCAAGTTCCTGGACGATGTAGATCCCGCAGACTACGCCATGCCCCACATGGTGGGCAAGCAGCCGCTTCAGGAATGTCCGCCATTCGCACGCGACAAGGCAGAGCAGCAACTGGACAGCGAGGAGCACATCATACGCATTCTGACCAGCGCCAAGCGACAGGCGATCACCAAGGGCGTCTCCTGCATCGATTTCCTTGCTGACTACGATCGCCATCGCGAGGGAGAAATACTCGAGAGCGACTTCAAGCGAGCGCTGGACAATTCCATGATCATACTCAACGAGGACGATGCCAGCACGTTGGCACACAT CTTCCGCTCCCCAAAACGCGCCGCCTGTGTTCGCTATCGCGATTTCTGCAAGGCGCTCGACGAGATCTTCATCCAGGTGGACACGCACATGGGTGACAATGTGGTCACCGCTGTGCCGCTGCTGCATCTTCCCAATCTGGACTGCGTCAATTGTTTCCTGAACTTTGATGAGCGCACTTTGTGTTCGCAGGCTTTGATGAAGCTCGCTGGACGCCCCGATGAGATCTCCAATCTCAGCCAGATCTTTAAGGACTTTGATCGTCAGAATTGCGGTTCGGTGAGCAAGAATCAATTCCTGCGCGCCATCACTCTGAGGGAGATGCACAACATGCTCAGCAGCCGCGAGCTGGAGGCCATCAACAAGTGCTTCGGGGTCGAGAGGGGACTTTGCTTGGAGATCAACTATCGGGAGTTCCTCAACATACTCGATGTTCTCTTTGCCACTGGACAAATGAAGCGCAACTATTGA